In one Amaranthus tricolor cultivar Red isolate AtriRed21 chromosome 8, ASM2621246v1, whole genome shotgun sequence genomic region, the following are encoded:
- the LOC130820776 gene encoding uncharacterized protein LOC130820776, translating into MAAKALRKPVMATVKLTIPAGAARPGPPVGAILGQLKLNLMAFCKDFNAKTQNYKPDTPMSVSLIAYKDQTFDYVIKSPTVSWFLKKAAGLETASTRPGHLVASSVSLKHVYEIANVKKNDPGSKHLPIESICKSIIGTAKSMGINVVKELD; encoded by the coding sequence ATGGCAGCCAAAGCTTTGCGAAAACCAGTCATGGCGACAGTTAAACTAACAATTCCAGCAGGAGCAGCACGTCCGGGTCCACCAGTAGGAGCAATTTTAGGTCAATTAAAACTCAATCTCATGGCTTTTTGCAAGGATTTCAATGCCAAAACTCAAAACTACAAGCCTGATACTCCCATGTCTGTCTCACTTATCGCTTACAAAGATCAAACCTTTGATTATGTTATCAAATCCCCAACTGTTTCTTGGTTTCTAAAAAAAGCTGCTGGTCTTGAGACGGCTAGTACTCGTCCTGGACATCTTGTTGCATCCTCCGTATCCTTGAAGCATGTTTATGAGATTGCTAATGTTAAGAAGAATGATCCTGGTTCTAAGCATTTGCCGATTGAGAGTATTTGTAAGTCGATTATTGGTACTGCTAAATCTATGGGAATTAATGTTGTTAAAGAATTGGATTGA
- the LOC130821640 gene encoding transcription factor DUO1-like: MQAEIGNKWARIATYLPGRTDNDVKNFWSSRQKRLARLLVSENNPRTKKHKSSAIDTANSSQVPKNCSTVGETSTNVQSQIISYPGSTDNNYPSIEPNNVTDCLQPIPLNQEYADTNYLNLFLSEEEICFPSIPYNQTDLMFVPETQEIIDSLDYSFFYPFESSYRPTAFVNDGTHFPPCSYGGDLSGETTTASLKTDNLGITNCLWDDFPSDMFDHQFI; this comes from the exons ATGCAGGCAGAAATAGGGAATAAATGGGCAAGAATTGCTACATATTTACCAGGAAGAACAGATAATGACGTCAAGAATTTTTGGAGTAGCAGGCAAAAAAGATTAGCAAGGCTTTTGGTGTCTGAAAATAATCCGCGTACTAAAAAGCACAAATCTTCTGCTATTGATACTGCTAATTCTTCtcag gTGCCCAAGAATTGTTCAACGGTGGGAGAAACATCCACAAATGTTCAATCTCAAATCATATCATATCCAGGTTCAACAGACAACAATTATCCATCTATTGAACCCAACAATGTTACTGATTGCCTCCAACCAATTCCCTTAAACCAGGAGTACGCCGATACTAATTACCTAAACTTGTTTTTATCAGAAGAAGAAATATGTTTCCCTTCCATTCCCTACAACCAAACAGATCTTATGTTTGTCCCAGAAACACAGGAAATCATAGATAGTCTTGATTACAGCTTTTTTTACCCCTTTGAATCCTCATATAGACCAACAGCATTTGTTAATGATGGGACCCACTTTCCCCCATGTTCTTATGGAGGTGACCTAAGTGGTGAAACAACAACAGCAAGTTTGAAGACTGATAATCTTGGTATTACAAATTGCTTATGGGATGACTTCCCATCAGACATGTTTGATCATCAGTTCATATAG
- the LOC130821641 gene encoding WRKY transcription factor 6-like, with product MWGLRIILCVLLLQLVGYIYLIQSVKTLGDTINCEEEKVMDHMANGMKIVDRERGKGLYIHSKWGRNTKLELRVAPSIDYMEKSATNNSGGENLERQYENNHTDEVVLLKEEIARQRVENQNLKNLVNQLANTCETSERAEINRFQLDQNKSEKVNEEEGFKDVPDDSDNEERLNQQKRPLLAPRDNEDTNKISIKEDHGTTGMQTVINAEEPHQKIKKKARVCFRVSSKENMITDGCHWRKYGQKTAKGNPYPRAYYRCTMGTSCPVHKQARKFFLI from the exons ATGTGGGGTTTACGAATTATTTTATGTGTACTACTCCTTCAATTAGTTGGATATATCTACTTAATTCAATCGGTAAAGACATTAGGGGATACGATCAATTGTGAAGAGGAAAAGGTTATGGATCACATGGCCAATGGGATGAAGATTGTGGATCGCGAAAGAGGAAAAGGTTTATACATACactctaaatgggggaggaAT ACTAAATTAGAGCTTCGTGTTGCTCCAAGTATTGATTATATGGAGAAATCTGCTACTAATAATAGTGGAGGAGAAAATTTGGAGAGACAATATGAGAATAATCATACTGATGAG GTTGTACTTCTGAAAGAGGAGATAGCACGACAAAGAGTCGAGAATCAAAATTTGAAGAATTTAGTTAATCAGTTAGCCAACACATGCGAAACCTCTGAAAGGGCGGAAATTAATAGATTTCAACTCGATCAAAATAAATCCGAAAAAGTCAACGAGGAAGAG GGATTTAAAGACGTTCCAGACGACTCTGATAATGAAGAAAGACTAAATCAGCAAAAGAGACCATTATTGGCTCCAAG AGATAATGAGGACACAAATAAAATCTCCATCAAAGAGGATCACGGAACAACTGGTATGCAAACAGTCATAAATGCTGAAGAGCCTCatcaaaaaatcaagaaaaaagcTCGAGTGTGCTTTCGGGTTTCCTCAAAAGAAAATATg ATAACTGATGGATGCCATTGGAGGAAATATGGTCAAAAAACGGCAAAAGGAAATCCATATCCACGAGCATACTATCGTTGTACCATGGGAACTTCTTGCCCCGTTCATAAACAGGCACGCAAATTTTTTCTAATCTGA